In Pseudomonadaceae bacterium SI-3, the sequence TGGGAGCCTCGCCCTTGGGCAGTCTCGATGATCCCGCGGCTGCGCAGCACCCGCAGTCCTTCGCGAAGTGCCGAGCGCGAAATGCCCAGCTTTTCGCACAGGCGCCGTTCCGATGGTAGCGCCTGCCCAACCTTGAGCACGCCGTCGACGATCAGGCGCTCTATACGCTCGGCTACTACGTCCGACAGCTGGCGGCGATCCTGGGAGTTTTCAGTCAGCATAGTGGGCTCCGTTACTGGTAGGACCAGTTTGGCCGGATCTTACATCAATCTCGAATCGCTCCGCTAAAGGCCCGTATACCCAGTGCTTGTGGCCATTCCCGTTGAAAGGCTCATGAAAGAAACTGGTAGGACCAGTGGTTTTTAGTGTGGACGGCAGGAAGGTGTCGGGCTAATGATGCGTCAAACCACCGCAGCTGGCCGTGCGCGCGGTGAACAATGAGAGCACCGACTGCCATGAATATCCTCTACGACGAACGCGTCGATGGTGAGCTGCCCAAGGTCGACAAAGCGGCATTGCTTGCCGAGCTCAAGGCGCAATTGCCCGACATGGACATTCTCCATCGCGGCGAAGACCTCAAGCCTTACGAGTGCGATGGTCTTTCCGCTTACCGCACCACGCCGATGCTGGTGGTGCTGCCCGAGCGCATCGAACAGGTCGAAACCCTGCTGAAGATTGCCCACAAGCGTGGTGTGCCGGTTGTGGCGCGAGGCGCGGGAACCGGGTTGTCGGGCGGTGCGTTGCCGCTGGAGCAGGGCATCCTTCTGGTCATGGCGCGTTTCAACAAGATCCTCGAAGTCGACCCGGCCGGTCGCTTCGCTCGCGTCCAGCCCGGCGTGCGTAATCTGGCGATTTCCCAAGCGGCGGCGCCCTATGACCTTTATTACGCCCCGGATCCCTCGTCACAGATCGCCTGCTCCATCGGCGGCAACGTCGCCGAGAACGCCGGTGGTGTGCACTGCCTGAAATACGGGCTGACGGTGCATAACCTGCTCAAGGTCGAGATCCTCACCGTCGAGGGCGAGCGCATGGTGCTGGGCTCCGACGCGCTGGACTCACCCGGCTTCGACCTGCTGGCGCTGTTTACCGGTTCCGAGGGCATGCTCGGCATCGTCACCGAGGTCACGGTCAAGCTGCTGCCCAAGCCGCAGGTGGCCAAGGTGCTGCTGGCGGCATTCGATTCGGTGGAAAAGGCCGGCCGCGCGGTGGGCGATATCATCGCGGCCGGCATCATCCCAGGTGGCTTGGAAATGATGGACAACCTGTCGATCCGCGCCGCCGAAGACTTTATCCACGCCGGGTATCCGGTGGACGCCGAGGCGATCCTGCTCTGCGAGCTGGATGGTGTCGAAGCCGACGTCCATGATGACTGCGCCCGTGTGGGCGAGGTGCTCAAGCTAGCCGGCGCCACCGAAGTGCGGCTGGCCAAGGACGAGGCCGAGCGGGTCAAGTTCTGGGCCGGACGCAAGAACGCCTTCCCGGCGGTCGGGCGGATTTCGCCAGACTACTACTGCATGGACGGCACCATCCCGCGCCGCGAGCTGCCGGGCGTGCTCAAGGGCATCAGTGATCTTTCCGACGAATACGGCCTGCGTGTGGCCAACGTGTTCCACGCCGGGGACGGCAACATGCACCCGCTGATCCTGTTCGATGCCAACACCGAAGGCGAGCTGGAGCGCGCCGAGGCGCTGGGCGGCAAGATTTTGGAACTCTGCGTCAAGGTGGGAGGCTCGATCACCGGCGAGCATGGCGTCGGGCGCGAGAAGATCAACCAGATGTGCGCCCAGTTCAACGCCGACGAGCTGACGCTGTTCCACGCGGTAAAGGCGGCGTTCGACCCCAGCGGCCTGCTCAACCCCGGTAAGAACATCCCGACACTGCATCGCTGCGCCGAATTCGGCGGCATGCACGTCCATGGCGGGCAGTTGCCTTTCCCTGAACTGGAGCGCTTCTGATGACGGTTTCCTTCGACGACAGCCAGCAGCTGCTCGACCAGGTCAACCAGGCGTTGGCCAGCAACACCCCGCTGCGCATTCAGGGCGGCGGCAGCAAGGCGTTTCTCGGCCGCGAGGTGCAGGGCACGCTGCTCGACACCCGCGCGCATCGCGGCATCGTCACCTACGACCCGACCGAGCTGGTGGTCAGTGTTCGCGCCGGCACCCCGTTGGCGGAGCTGGAAGCCGCGCTCGACGAGGCCAACCAGATGCTGCCGTGCGAACCGCCGCATCTGGGCGAAGGGGCCACGGTTGGCGGGATGATCGCCGCTGGCCTGTCCGGTCCGCGCCGGCCCTGGTCCGGCTCTGTGCGCGACTTTGTGCTCGGCACACGCGTAATTACTGGCCTCGGTAAACATTTGCGTTTCGGCGGCGAAGTGATGAAGAACGTCGCCGGCTATGACCTGTCACGGCTGATGGCGGGCAGCTTCGGCTGTCTTGGCGTGATCACTGAAGTCTCGCTGAAAGTGCTGCCCAAGCCGCGTCTGTGCCGCAGCCTGCGGGTCGAGATGCCGGTCGACCGTGCGTTGCTCAAGCTCGCCGAGTGGGGGCAGCAACCGGTGCCGATCACGGCGGCAAGCCATGACGGACAGGCGCTGCATCTGCGTCTCGAAGGCGGCGAAGGGTCGGTCAATGCCGCGTGCGACCGTATCGGTGGCGAGACGCTGGACGTTGGCTACTGGAATGAACTGCGCGAACAGCGCCTGGGTTTCTTCGGTGATGCCCGTCCGCTGTGGCGTCTGTCGCTGCCTACCGATACCCCGGTGCTGGCGCTACCCGGCGAGCAGCTGATTGACTGGGCAGGCGCCCAGCGCTGGCTGAAATCCGATGCCGATGCGCAAACCATTCGCGCCATCGTCAGTGAAGTCGGCGGTCATGCCATCTGCTTTACCGCTGGCGCGACCACCAGCCCGTTTCAGCCATTGGCTGAGCCGCTGCTGCGTTACCA encodes:
- a CDS encoding glycolate oxidase subunit GlcE encodes the protein MTVSFDDSQQLLDQVNQALASNTPLRIQGGGSKAFLGREVQGTLLDTRAHRGIVTYDPTELVVSVRAGTPLAELEAALDEANQMLPCEPPHLGEGATVGGMIAAGLSGPRRPWSGSVRDFVLGTRVITGLGKHLRFGGEVMKNVAGYDLSRLMAGSFGCLGVITEVSLKVLPKPRLCRSLRVEMPVDRALLKLAEWGQQPVPITAASHDGQALHLRLEGGEGSVNAACDRIGGETLDVGYWNELREQRLGFFGDARPLWRLSLPTDTPVLALPGEQLIDWAGAQRWLKSDADAQTIRAIVSEVGGHAICFTAGATTSPFQPLAEPLLRYHRQLKTALDPQGIFNPGRMYSEV
- a CDS encoding glycolate oxidase subunit GlcD, whose product is MNILYDERVDGELPKVDKAALLAELKAQLPDMDILHRGEDLKPYECDGLSAYRTTPMLVVLPERIEQVETLLKIAHKRGVPVVARGAGTGLSGGALPLEQGILLVMARFNKILEVDPAGRFARVQPGVRNLAISQAAAPYDLYYAPDPSSQIACSIGGNVAENAGGVHCLKYGLTVHNLLKVEILTVEGERMVLGSDALDSPGFDLLALFTGSEGMLGIVTEVTVKLLPKPQVAKVLLAAFDSVEKAGRAVGDIIAAGIIPGGLEMMDNLSIRAAEDFIHAGYPVDAEAILLCELDGVEADVHDDCARVGEVLKLAGATEVRLAKDEAERVKFWAGRKNAFPAVGRISPDYYCMDGTIPRRELPGVLKGISDLSDEYGLRVANVFHAGDGNMHPLILFDANTEGELERAEALGGKILELCVKVGGSITGEHGVGREKINQMCAQFNADELTLFHAVKAAFDPSGLLNPGKNIPTLHRCAEFGGMHVHGGQLPFPELERF